The window GAACAACGGGAAGACGGAGCAGAGAAGAGGAAAAAGAAAATGACAAGGACTTGTTCACTCGGCGGCGTGCGTGGTTTTAATGGTTATCCCTATCCGCTGCCCTCGCCAGATTCCCCAGTCTTTTGCAAGATTCTCCCTCCCGGAATATCATATCTCCGCTTCTGCGTCATCAATCATGTTGCTATACTACTATTGTATTTTGTTTGTTTTCCTCTAAAAAGTACTCCCTCTATTTCGAATTATAAGATGTTTTACTGTAACCCTTTAAAAAAAGATGTTGTACTGTAACCCCAAAAGATGTTTTATTATTGTATAAAAATTTAATGagatgtatatagacacgttttagtgcGTGTATATGTCTCGGCTATGAATTTGGTCGGAATCGTGTGAGGTGGACGGAGATGTGTATACCGGACGGATGATGCGTCGAGCGGGGGTCAATTGCTGCCAGGAAGCAAACACGACGCCTCACGTCATCGCTTGCTGGTTGGTGCTCCTGCTGCTCGGCACGTAGGCCACCCGACCAAAAGCACTCCAGGTTTTAACAAGTGGCACACAGGAACGGAGCAACATATTCATACAAGAAGACTttttcagatgggccaagagcaggAGCACATAGAATTGTTGCGAAACACAAGCCGGCTTTACACGGTAGTGGAGTAGTTGCCACGCACGTTATGTTACAAAGCATACATACATGCCACCTGACGATGAGGCCGTCGCACCGCCGAGCGCTTCAACTTTGCAATTTACAGGAGCACTCCTCACCTGCTGGTAGACTTCACAATCGCCAGATACAGATCTGATGGACGACACCAAGGAAAACTGCAGTTTCATCACACCAGAAAGCAAAGCAAGGGCCTGCCAAAAGTCAAACGGTAATCCTTTTCAGAGCACACATGTTTCCGTTTCAGAGTTAGTTCCCTGAGCCCCCNNNNNNNNNNNNNNNNNNNNNNNNNNNNNNNNNNNNNNNNNNNNNNNNNNNNNNNNNNNNNNNNNNNNNNNNNNNNNNNNNNNNNNNNNNNNNNNNNNNNNNNNNNNNNNNNNNNNNNNNNNNNNNNNNNNNNNNNNNNNNNNNNNNNNNNNNNNNNNNNNNNNNNNNNNNNNNNNNNNNNNNNNNNNNNNNNNNNNNNNNNNNNNNNNNNNNNNNNNNNNNNNNNNNNNNNNNNNNNNNNNNNNNNNNNNNNNNNNNNNNNNNNNNNNNNNNNNNNNNNNNNNNNNNNNNNNNNNNNNNNNNNNNNNNNNNNNNNNNNNNNNNNNNNNNNNNNNGCAATTAGTTGTAAACTTGCATGATCGACGGCAACGGCATGGAGGTGGAAAGGCTATAATCCCTGGGGTCTCCACCCGAGCTCCTTGCACTGCTGTTCATCGGGCTGCAGACTGTTCGGTATCGCGCCAAACACACAGCGGGCAGCTTCAAACCCGGAGATGGTGTTGTGAAAAAATGCAGATGCCTCTTCCATGTTCTTCTTCAGCTCATCCGGGTTGATGTACATGAAACGCTGTGAAGTGGAAGGAGTTTGCTTGGCCGGCGTGGCTGGTGCGATTTCGGCAACCCTGACAAACCTCTCTGTCGCTGCCTCCCAGGAAAGCTCGTGCCTCAGTTCCTCTGTCAGTGGGATTGGTTCTTCTGACAGTGCTTTCATGGTTAGTCTCACAAACTCTTTCTCCGTGCTGTACATGTGGCAGTTGGGAAATCTTTTGAAAAATTCATTTGAAGGATGATTTGCGCAGATCACAATCTTTCCCATCGCCAAGGCTTCTGCAGTTGTGGTGCAAACTACATCTGTTGTGCTTGGGTTTATGAAAACCTTGTAGCTGAAACAAACAATAGGTAATATAAATCAGCTGGATTAGGAATAAATTGATGACATAATGCACTTGTGGCAAAATGAATAGCTCGAACTAGCCCAAGCAGCTACATAGCTTGTGTGGCCCCTTAGGTGCACAGGAAAAGATAAATTAAGGAATAGGGAAAACGCAGGATCTCACTCGTGAAATATTGAATCTGCATGGTCGCGCCCAGGATAGACTCTAACGTCCAGATTGAGTTTTTCAGCTGATGCTTTAACTTCACCCGAATCTTCTCCACTGCCATAGAGCTCCATCTTGAGACCAGACAGTTCCTTTTGGTGCTTCTGAAGCAGGTGGAGCAGCTCTGTGTAGCCTTTACTCCAGACCATCTTCCCAATATaatatgcacccttgaagaatgattGCTCTCTTTGAGATATTTGCCGATGCTTCAATTTGCCAATTTCAATAAATTTTGGGTTTACTCCATGAACATTACAGATTACAGATCTCGGGACTTCCTGAGTTGCTCCCGATAATCTTATAACCTAGATAAAACATCACGGGCAACAAAAGGTCAGAAACTGCACATAACCAAAAAAAACTAGATGAAGAAACTATTGTCTTCAAAAAGAGAAAATGGAGCCATGTTTGCATATCAAATCATGGATGGAATGATGTTCTTGTACCAATACAGATATGAAAAAATTACCATTCATGAATACGCTACCGCAATGCATTATGCAGAAGCCATAATGGTTTACGGTGCAGATAACAAGTGGGGCAGCCCTAGATAGACAATAACTGTCAAAAAATACGGACCAGCTTTGTATGAATGCTATACAAATATGGCAATTCCATGTATGCTATTGATGTTAAATTGGCAACTATGCATCCATGAAATCGTCTATATAGATATTCAGCCTAATGAGACTGGAAAACTTAGGAGGTTTCATAAAACCAACTGGATGTTAATACTTAATGAAATGCTTGAAAAAAAACGAGGTGACAGTAAACATAATAGAAAATAAAACTGCTAACCTTATGGCAGTAGATGTCGGTGACCCAAGAATTGATATGTTTTAAGAGAAATGCCTGAATATACCCATTTTTCTCCCTCTTCACGTATTCCAGATAGTTG is drawn from Triticum dicoccoides isolate Atlit2015 ecotype Zavitan chromosome 4A, WEW_v2.0, whole genome shotgun sequence and contains these coding sequences:
- the LOC119285241 gene encoding digalactosyldiacylglycerol synthase 2, chloroplastic-like isoform X2 — protein: MAMARRQHVTIFTTASLPWMTGTAVNPLFRVAYLAKAGDWEVTLVVPWLSKGDQMLVYPNNMKFSGPAEQEGYVRRWLEERTGQLPRFNINFYPGKFSTEKRSILPVGDITETISDEKADIAVLEEPEHLTWYHHGRRWKNKFRKVIGVVHTNYLEYVKREKNGYIQAFLLKHINSWVTDIYCHKVIRLSGATQEVPRSVICNVHGVNPKFIEIGKLKHRQISQREQSFFKGAYYIGKMVWSKGYTELLHLLQKHQKELSGLKMELYGSGEDSGEVKASAEKLNLDVRVYPGRDHADSIFHDYKVFINPSTTDVVCTTTAEALAMGKIVICANHPSNEFFKRFPNCHMYSTEKEFVRLTMKALSEEPIPLTEELRHELSWEAATERY
- the LOC119285241 gene encoding digalactosyldiacylglycerol synthase 2, chloroplastic-like isoform X1, with translation MAMARRQHVTIFTTASLPWMTGTAVNPLFRVAYLAKAGDWEVTLVVPWLSKGDQMLVYPNNMKFSGPAEQEGYVRRWLEERTGQLPRFNINFYPGKFSTEKRSILPVGDITETISDEKADIAVLEEPEHLTWYHHGRRWKNKFRKVIGVVHTNYLEYVKREKNGYIQAFLLKHINSWVTDIYCHKVIRLSGATQEVPRSVICNVHGVNPKFIEIGKLKHRQISQREQSFFKGAYYIGKMVWSKGYTELLHLLQKHQKELSGLKMELYGSGEDSGEVKASAEKLNLDVRVYPGRDHADSIFHDYKVFINPSTTDVVCTTTAEALAMGKIVICANHPSNEFFKRFPNCHMYSTEKEFVRLTMKALSEEPIPLTEELRHELSWEAATERFVRVAEIAPATPAKQTPSTSQRFMYINPDELKKNMEEASAFFHNTISGFEAARCVFGAIPNSLQPDEQQCKELGWRPQGL